In Plasmodium brasilianum strain Bolivian I chromosome 1, whole genome shotgun sequence, a single genomic region encodes these proteins:
- a CDS encoding cg1 protein translates to MLIFLLIALNILACICFLNTKYQIQLDYSIPSELFNLDKSLKYTNVTIGKDSLLCILNNSNDNYDDNLECNEEYDLFKNIEDANGINNFVEEKLSRNYLLTYADNSITYNLSLGDEDISPVREVGASPKASINSGGSSGSGCGHAIEKRKTQARGSKGNPVEHTKRGRSYPHGEVKGVPKCNFKRVYDYIFYKHKFNVYHKYRKYDKMNDQISLKNHIIKGKMLTINNMCIDAYSSKENMLKICLNKSVSFVTTKYFSKDKKHVSVSNYLDGRDLLFANNTVVQYYTDGKYFFEVLYICGNNNVRVNSFEKLDRVYHPLIFEIYEHVNTNLIKLYNILRKKWKDSGISFFKTFSLYSYGEKYYKALKDKLNENLNFLFPNAENLYRITISAYMFCNYTDRINPPNHYLLKNLMNKCYNFSKNDEYTYEICLPYSVIKYRKDDYGKVKFPIISLGSSYVSLNEGKAFYEKTYDIFPVLKMNYKLKKDRENYFKMKKSTISQSNALYTTSHVFSTYTFSSPLSFPNSEENSFNQTEYSSTSFHNVSPSDTSSLFPLPSILRPSSSAQPTTSNPLSPHLPSPHHSSSHPSSSHPSSSHPSSSHPSSSHPSSSHPSSSHPSSSHPSSSHSSSSHPSSSHSLSSPSTLSSHPTNSSLPAFTSLPSPSSHPAASSYSHPSFSSFYFSHYAPLYGPYFSFSLNRIPYMSTYVIDKPMEILKYGNENFYKALAFDLKGGKCKDSLEEVYDYITTIYFDCSLHYKNEMHTKIINVFQSTECHYYIHVTSPLLCAHPTLHTSMKAKIEVIKCFKNVYAASSQLQGGSTSCNRTNSHNDSCASSGNTRSGNSREPCGNKCKQCSECTSKPSSGGAGEKSTPGVHTHNNKHMNRDTLKSDNYISNEDKLYLQEFYSLKYKIFQNTKMVSFEAVPKGKKIEFGKMYDFGLGNYIRKRVYKSSPMFHIGNIVKHRYWNYQAVVVSWDYICFAPNEWKENFFSEYPSEFQNTVHYLLLINKKKKKEGTLYEPNYYSNKKKKRNYTDKHSIKSGSSTSSGSRIDKEKEQDFFFMVNDDDIVNNENFHFAYVPESSLDYGDKMIYSEYLPQFFEKYNDFFHFYIPKKNHIIWKLFPYDFFNLIF, encoded by the coding sequence ATgcttatatttcttttaatagcTCTAAACATATTAGCATgcatatgttttttaaatacaaaatatcaAATACAGTTAGATTATAGCATACCTAGTGAACTATTTAATTTAGATAAGTCACTAAAATATACAAACGTAACTATAGGTAAAGATTCGCTTCTgtgtatattaaataattcgAATGACAATTATGACGATAATTTGGAATGTAATGAGGAATACgacttatttaaaaatatagaagatGCTAATGGTATTAATAATTTCGtggaagaaaaattaagtagGAACTACCTTTTAACCTATGCCGATAACAGTATAACTTATAATCTGTCTTTGGGGGATGAGGACATTTCGCCCGTTCGTGAAGTAGGAGCTAGTCCGAAAGCGAGTATCAACAGCGGTGGTAGTAGTGGAAGCGGATGCGGCCATGCGATAGAGAAGCGAAAGACACAAGCACGTGGAAGCAAAGGGAACCCAGTCGAACATACTAAAAGAGGAAGGAGCTATCCTCATGGCGAGGTAAAAGGAGTACCCAAGTGTAATTTCAAAAGGgtatatgattatattttttataaacataaatttaatgtataccataaatatagaaaatacgACAAAATGAATGATCAGATATCACtaaaaaatcatattatAAAAGGGAAGATGTTaactataaataatatgtgtATTGATGCATATTCATCTAAAGAAAACatgttaaaaatttgtttaaataaatcAGTTTCATTTGTTactacaaaatattttagtaagGATAAGAAGCATGTATCAGTGTCGAATTATTTAGATGGAAGAGATTTACTATTTGCTAACAACACAGTAGTACAGTATTATACGGATGGGAAATACTTCTTTGaagtgttatatatatgtggtaACAATAATGTCCGAGTTAATAgttttgaaaaattagaTAGGGTATACCatcctttaatttttgaaatatatgaacatgttaatacaaatttgataaaactttataatattttgagaaaaaaatggaaagacAGTggtatatcattttttaaaacattttcttTGTATTCATATggtgaaaaatattataaagcGTTAAAAGATAaactaaatgaaaatttaaattttttattcccgAATGCAGAAAATTTATATCGTATTACTATAAGCGCATATATGTTTTGTAATTACACAGATCGAATAAATCCCCCaaatcattatttattgaaaaatcTAATGAACAAGTGTTATAACTTTagtaaaaatgatgaatatacatatgagaTATGTTTACCTTATAGTgttattaaatatagaaaagatGATTATGGGAAAGTGAAGTTTCCAATTATTTCGTTAGGATCTTCTTATGTTTCTTTGAATGAAGGGAAAGCATTTTACGAAAAAACATATGACATATTTCCTGTTCtcaaaatgaattataaattgaaaaaagatagagaaaattattttaaaatgaaaaaaagtacaaTATCACAATCGAACGCTTTATATACAACGTCTCATGTGTTCTCTACATACACTTTTTCATCACCTTTGTCATTTCCCAACTCAGAGGAAAATTCCTTTAATCAAACAGAGTATTCAAGTACTTCTTTTCATAACGTATCACCATCAGATACTTCCTCTTTATTCCCCTTACCTTCTATTTTAAGGCCGTCCTCATCAGCTCAACCCACTACATCTAACCCCTTGTCACCTCACCTGCCATCACCTCACCACTCATCATCTCATCCCTCATCATCTCATCCCTCATCATCTCATCCCTCATCATCTCATCCCTCATCATCTCATCCCTCATCATCTCATCCCTCATCATCTCATCCCTCATCATCTCATCCCTCATCATCTCATTCCTCATCATCTCATCCCTCATCATCTCACTCTTTATCATCGCCTTCCACATTATCGTCTCACCCCACAAATTCATCCCTTCCAGCATTTACTTCCCTCCCCTCTCCTTCATCTCACCCAGCAGCTTCATCATACTCCCACCCCTCCTTTAGCTCATTCTATTTTTCCCATTATGCCCCATTGTATGGGCCATACTTTTCCTTCTCCTTAAATAGAATCCCTTATATGAGTACATATGTAATTGATAAGCCCatggaaatattaaaatatggaaatgaaaatttttacaaagcTTTAGCTTTTGATCTAAAAGGAGGAAAATGCAAAGACTCTTTAGAGGAAGTTTATGATTACATTACaacaatttattttgattGTTCTTtgcattataaaaatgaaatgcatacaaaaattattaatgtaTTTCAGTCAACGGAAtgtcattattatattcacgTTACATCTCCCTTGTTGTGTGCTCACCCTACTTTACACACGTCGATGAAGGCTAAAATAGAAGTTATCAAATGTTTTAAGAACGTGTACGCAGCAAGCTCACAACTGCAGGGGGGGTCCACCTCATGTAATCGCACAAACAGTCATAATGATAGCTGTGCTAGCAGTGGTAACACTCGAAGTGGTAATTCACGTGAACCATGTGGGAATAAATGTAAACAATGCAGCGAATGTACCTCCAAACCAAGCAGCGGAGGAGCAGGGGAAAAAAGCACACCAGGGGTGCACACACATAACAATAAGCACATGAATAGAGATACATTGAAAAGtgataattatattagtAATGAAGACAAATTATACTTACAAGAATTTTATagcttaaaatataaaatttttcaaaacacAAAAATGGTTTCCTTCGAAGCAGTAccaaaaggaaagaaaataGAATTCGGAAAAATGTATGATTTTGGTTTAGgaaattatataagaaaaagagTTTATAAAAGTAGTCCCATGTTTCACATTGGTAATATTGTAAAACACAGGTATTGGAATTATCAAGCAGTAGTAGTTAGCTGggattatatatgttttgcTCCGAATGAAtggaaagaaaattttttctctGAATATCCAAGTGAATTTCAAAATACTGTTCATTATCTTCTtctaattaataaaaaaaaaaaaaaagaaggaacaCTTTATGAGCCTAACtattatagtaataaaaaaaagaaaagaaactATACTGATAAACATAGCATAAAAAGTGGTTCTTCAACTTCAAGCGGTAGTCGAATAGACAAGGAAAAAGAacaagattttttttttatggtaaaTGATGATGATATTGTCAATAATGAGAATTTCCATTTTGCCTATGTACCAGAATCAAGTTTGGATTATGGcgataaaatgatatatagtGAATATTTGCCccaattttttgaaaaatacaatgatttctttcatttttatattccaaaaaaaaatcacATCATATGGAAATTATTTCCTTATGatttctttaatttaatCTTTTGA
- a CDS encoding glutaredoxin-like protein: protein MNNFKKASDFIYFCSAFNIYALLMNKRLDNFFRVKNFPELQKNIPAFCEGISTQRESNTIIYDKKNSTTEKRVECEINCKNTSKQILKEEERINVYNESLIKNIRDDNIIYNRNSRHVKKNEGYNYHNSTAKKSISFLNGIVYTEKYNEKGIPNDQDKDDVNYVNPFSDKICSNVINTEEETCNDGNNGNELKTELNKELTKDIINLIENILKKHKIVLFMKGTALNPFCKYSRQAIHILKLNKVKEIHTVNILENEKLRNALKIYSKWPTFPQLYVKGTFIGGIDRVQLLHDNNKLKELIENLLVVNHISNE from the coding sequence AtgaacaattttaaaaaagcgtctgatttcatttatttttgcagCGCCTTTAATATTTACGCATTGTTAATGAATAAGCGattagataatttttttcgaGTGAAAAATTTTCcagaattacaaaaaaatattccagCTTTTTGTGAAGGTATTAGTACACAAAGGGAGAGCAAcacaataatatatgataaaaaaaatagtacaaCTGAAAAACGAGTGGAATGTGAGATAAATTGTAAGAATACTtcaaaacaaatattaaaagaagaagaaagaattaatgtatataatgagAGTCttataaagaatataagggatgataatataatatataaccgAAATAGTAGACATGTCAAGAAAAATGAAGGGTATAACTATCATAACAGTACGGCAAAGAaatctatttcttttttaaatggaATAGTTTATACTGAAAAGTACAATGAAAAAGGAATTCCGAATGATCAAGATAAGGATGATGTTAATTATGTTAACCCATTCAGTGACAAAATTTGTAGTAATGTAATTAATACTGAAGAAGAAACATGTAATGATGGAAATAATGGGAATGAATTAAAAActgaattaaataaagagtTAACGAaggatataataaatttaattgaaaatatacTGAAAAAGCATAAGAtagttttatttatgaaagGAACTGCTTTAAATCCTTTTTGCAAATATAGCAGACAAgcaattcatattttaaaattaaataaagtgAAAGAAATTCACACTGTCAATATTttggaaaatgaaaaattaagaaatgctttaaaaatttattccaAGTGGCCTACATTCCCTCAGTTATATGTGAAAGGTACATTTATAGGAGGAATAGACCGAGTACAACTGTTACATGAtaacaataaattaaaggaattaatagaaaatttgTTAGTAGTTAACCACATATCAAATGAATGA